A portion of the Burkholderia sp. GAS332 genome contains these proteins:
- a CDS encoding MFS transporter, MHS family, shikimate and dehydroshikimate transport protein yields MSTTIPKAPKAAIADNRTARSRARKAALGSFIGAVVDWYDFLLYGIVAALVFNAEFFPKVSPAMGTLAAFATFGVGFLFRPLGGFVFGHYGDRLGRKRMLVLTVMMMGLSTAAIGLLPAFSSIGWWAPVLLVTLRAIQGFAVGGEWGGAALMAVESAPEKKKAFYSSGVQVGYGVGLVLSTGLVAIISRSMDNASFLSWGWRLPFLFSVVLVLIALWIRSSMEESKEFVEKVGEHGERSVRLPIVEALLKHPKAFLLIIALRLAELFTMYIVTAFALNYSTANLHMPREFFLSIGLLVGAVSCVTIPCFAALADRFGRRRVYIIGALIGMFSAVPFFLALEARSTVWIVIFAVMLANVAHDMVVSVQQPMFTELFGTEYRYSGAGVGYQVASVVGGGFTPFIAVALVSFAGGSWHPVAAYLAIGCLISVLVAAKMKTGRTVA; encoded by the coding sequence ATGAGCACCACCATCCCCAAAGCGCCAAAAGCGGCCATCGCCGACAACCGCACGGCGCGCAGCCGGGCACGTAAAGCGGCACTCGGCAGCTTCATCGGCGCCGTGGTCGACTGGTACGACTTTCTGCTGTACGGCATTGTCGCCGCGCTCGTCTTCAACGCCGAGTTCTTCCCCAAGGTCAGCCCAGCAATGGGCACGCTCGCCGCCTTCGCGACTTTCGGCGTCGGCTTTCTGTTCCGGCCGCTCGGCGGCTTCGTGTTCGGCCACTACGGTGACCGGCTGGGACGCAAGCGCATGCTGGTCCTCACGGTGATGATGATGGGCCTCTCCACCGCCGCGATCGGCCTGCTGCCGGCGTTCTCCAGCATCGGCTGGTGGGCGCCCGTTCTGCTCGTCACGTTGCGCGCGATCCAGGGCTTCGCGGTCGGCGGCGAATGGGGTGGCGCGGCTTTGATGGCGGTCGAAAGCGCGCCGGAAAAGAAGAAGGCGTTCTACAGCAGCGGCGTGCAGGTCGGCTATGGCGTGGGGCTGGTGCTCTCGACCGGCCTCGTCGCGATCATCAGCCGCTCGATGGATAACGCCTCATTCCTGAGCTGGGGCTGGCGCCTGCCCTTCCTGTTCAGCGTGGTGCTGGTGCTGATCGCGCTGTGGATTCGCTCGAGCATGGAAGAGTCGAAGGAGTTCGTCGAGAAAGTCGGCGAACACGGTGAACGCAGCGTGCGGCTGCCGATCGTCGAGGCATTGCTGAAGCATCCCAAGGCTTTCCTGCTGATCATCGCGCTGCGGCTTGCCGAGTTGTTCACGATGTATATCGTGACGGCGTTCGCACTGAACTACTCGACGGCGAATCTTCACATGCCGCGCGAGTTCTTCCTCTCGATCGGCCTGCTGGTGGGCGCGGTGAGTTGCGTGACGATTCCTTGCTTCGCGGCGCTTGCTGACCGCTTCGGCCGCCGACGCGTGTATATCATCGGCGCGCTGATCGGTATGTTCAGCGCGGTGCCGTTCTTTCTTGCGCTCGAAGCCCGCTCGACGGTGTGGATCGTGATCTTCGCCGTCATGCTTGCCAACGTCGCCCACGATATGGTCGTGAGCGTGCAGCAACCGATGTTCACCGAACTGTTCGGCACCGAGTATCGCTATAGCGGCGCGGGCGTCGGCTATCAGGTGGCGAGCGTGGTCGGCGGCGGCTTCACACCGTTTATCGCGGTGGCGCTGGTCAGCTTTGCCGGGGGGTCCTGGCATCCGGTGGCAGCCTACCTGGCGATCGGCTGCCTGATCTCGGTGCTGGTGGCCGCGAAGATGAAGACCGGGCGCACGGTCGCCTGA
- a CDS encoding Major Facilitator Superfamily protein: MSSITEPSGNSGSAPFFSKQATVAKPGFSRWMVPPAALAVHLCIGQAYAFSVFNGPLTKVIGITQSTADDWSLTSLGWIFSLAIVFLGLSAAFAGKWLEHVGPRRTMFTAACCFGGGFLVSALGVYLHQIALLYLGYGVIGGIGLGLGYVSPVSTLIRWFPDRRGMATGMAIMGFGGGAMIAAPLSVALMNHFRSATSIGVAETFVVLGIAYFISMSIGALAIRVPPADWKPAGWTPPATNQKKMISRNHVHIDQALKTPQFYLIWLVLFLNVTAGIGILGQASVMIQESFKDTVTAATAAGFVGLLSLFNMGGRFVWASASDWLGRKNTYFIFFALGAVLYYLVPGFAASGQIALFVLAYCVILSMYGGGFSTVPAYLADMFGTAFVGGIHGRLLTAWAAAGVAGPVLVNYIRAYEVAHGVAKADAYTMTIHIMVVLLVIGFVCNLLVKRVDDKHHMTDAQLAKGA; this comes from the coding sequence ATGAGTAGCATCACCGAGCCAAGCGGGAATTCAGGCTCAGCCCCATTTTTTTCCAAACAGGCCACCGTTGCGAAGCCGGGCTTTTCGCGCTGGATGGTGCCGCCCGCGGCCCTAGCCGTTCACCTCTGTATCGGCCAGGCGTACGCCTTCTCCGTATTCAACGGTCCGCTGACCAAGGTCATCGGCATTACGCAATCCACCGCTGACGACTGGTCGCTGACGTCGCTCGGCTGGATCTTTTCGCTGGCGATCGTGTTCCTGGGTTTGTCGGCGGCGTTTGCCGGCAAGTGGCTCGAACATGTCGGCCCGCGCCGCACGATGTTCACCGCCGCGTGCTGCTTTGGCGGCGGCTTCCTGGTCTCCGCGCTCGGCGTGTATCTGCATCAGATCGCGCTGCTCTATCTCGGCTATGGCGTGATCGGCGGGATCGGACTCGGCCTCGGTTACGTCTCGCCGGTGTCGACCTTGATCCGCTGGTTCCCGGACCGTCGCGGCATGGCGACCGGCATGGCGATCATGGGCTTCGGCGGCGGCGCGATGATTGCCGCACCTTTGTCGGTGGCGTTGATGAACCACTTCCGCAGCGCGACCAGCATCGGCGTGGCCGAGACTTTCGTCGTGCTCGGCATTGCGTACTTCATCTCGATGTCGATCGGCGCACTCGCGATTCGCGTGCCGCCGGCAGACTGGAAGCCGGCCGGCTGGACGCCGCCCGCGACCAATCAGAAGAAAATGATTTCGCGCAATCATGTGCACATCGATCAGGCGTTGAAGACGCCGCAGTTCTATCTGATCTGGCTGGTGCTGTTCCTCAACGTGACGGCCGGCATCGGCATTCTCGGCCAGGCTTCGGTGATGATTCAGGAGAGCTTCAAGGACACCGTGACGGCTGCCACGGCGGCCGGATTCGTCGGTCTGCTGTCGCTGTTCAACATGGGCGGGCGTTTCGTGTGGGCCTCGGCTTCGGACTGGCTCGGCCGCAAGAACACCTACTTCATCTTCTTCGCGCTCGGCGCCGTGCTGTACTACCTCGTGCCCGGCTTCGCCGCTTCCGGCCAGATCGCCCTGTTCGTGCTTGCGTACTGCGTGATTCTGTCGATGTACGGCGGCGGCTTCTCAACGGTGCCCGCGTATCTTGCGGACATGTTCGGCACGGCGTTCGTCGGGGGCATTCACGGCCGCCTGCTGACCGCCTGGGCCGCGGCAGGTGTTGCGGGTCCCGTGCTGGTGAATTACATCCGCGCGTATGAAGTGGCGCACGGCGTGGCAAAGGCGGATGCCTACACGATGACGATCCACATCATGGTGGTGCTGCTGGTGATCGGCTTCGTCTGCAACCTGCTGGTCAAGCGTGTCGACGACAAGCACCACATGACCGACGCACAACTCGCCAAAGGCGCCTAA
- a CDS encoding transcriptional regulator, AraC family, giving the protein MAKIPRLTTTLAYDRYMAGQKLVSSVDRPWRHLVLRSYLEPAEQELLEAPGLQDVTLMTLGSGAEHLERNVNGHWESADLRMGDVWFVPPVPISWRWRSISDEPLSTVHLHLERSLIDSVADQMELGGSRELSLGDAMQFHDPLVAAMLGALHRAAGDPADSRLYVDALAHALAAHLLQHYSRGRDAKAGLPPHPERLVPRRIRRVTDYIRANLAADLAIGELAAQAGLSSFHFARVFRRETGETPHQFVTRLRLEEAARLLRATDQPVLQIAIAVGFENASHFSVQFKRGYGVTPLAYRLRG; this is encoded by the coding sequence ATGGCAAAAATTCCAAGGCTGACAACGACGCTTGCCTACGACCGCTATATGGCGGGACAAAAACTGGTGTCGAGCGTGGATCGCCCGTGGCGGCACCTGGTGCTGCGCTCGTACCTCGAGCCGGCCGAGCAGGAGCTGCTGGAAGCACCTGGCCTGCAGGACGTCACGTTGATGACGCTCGGCAGCGGTGCCGAACACCTCGAGCGCAACGTGAATGGGCACTGGGAGAGCGCCGACCTGCGCATGGGCGACGTCTGGTTCGTGCCGCCCGTGCCGATCTCGTGGCGCTGGCGTTCGATCAGCGATGAGCCGCTGTCGACCGTCCATTTGCATCTGGAGCGCAGCCTGATCGACAGCGTCGCCGACCAGATGGAACTGGGCGGCTCACGCGAGCTGTCGCTTGGCGACGCGATGCAGTTTCACGATCCACTGGTCGCCGCGATGCTCGGCGCCCTGCATCGCGCCGCGGGCGACCCCGCCGACTCGCGGCTCTATGTCGACGCGCTGGCCCACGCGCTCGCCGCTCATCTGTTGCAACATTACTCGCGCGGCCGTGACGCCAAGGCCGGCCTGCCGCCGCATCCCGAGCGCCTCGTGCCGCGCCGTATCCGCCGTGTAACCGATTACATTCGCGCTAATCTTGCTGCCGATCTGGCCATCGGCGAGCTGGCCGCGCAGGCCGGGTTAAGTAGTTTTCATTTTGCTCGGGTGTTTCGCCGCGAGACCGGTGAAACACCTCATCAGTTCGTTACGCGTTTGCGGCTCGAGGAAGCGGCGAGGCTGCTGCGCGCCACCGATCAGCCGGTGCTGCAAATCGCGATTGCGGTTGGCTTCGAGAATGCCAGTCATTTCTCCGTGCAGTTCAAGCGTGGCTACGGCGTGACGCCGCTTGCCTACCGGCTGCGCGGCTAA
- a CDS encoding transcriptional regulator, LuxR family: MEHECDTLPHWLTGSPQGEASHVSAAYNSAVTAPPAYPAGTRQPEESAHAAEASRASARTASGIAPAGFLTLFTEEEIGTPSPAARRAAPIISPLVRFGSAQDRMEFVRRRIKQLGFDSFSYSATRTTAHHKSMFVLTSYESQTWLTRYFRERYFELDPRVALASPTGMPFVWNTADMRADLPRAQMRSERLGGLIDMLEATGRKSGILTQMPLPEPELSASLCFNSEIGNPRWMTESIVAETLMFAHTIHEFIWTHAKSVIGIAPAQQQRVTLSELQHAVLKAVVQGQRDKEIAYFLGLSPHNVDYHLRRLRQLFNVRNRVQLINVAQGYVM, translated from the coding sequence ATGGAACACGAATGCGATACGCTGCCGCATTGGCTGACTGGCTCGCCGCAAGGCGAAGCCAGCCACGTGTCGGCGGCTTACAACTCTGCGGTTACCGCACCACCGGCTTACCCGGCCGGCACGCGGCAACCCGAGGAATCAGCCCACGCGGCTGAAGCATCCAGGGCATCTGCCCGCACCGCATCAGGCATCGCGCCCGCAGGTTTCCTCACGCTCTTCACCGAGGAGGAAATCGGCACGCCCTCGCCCGCCGCGCGGCGGGCCGCACCGATCATCAGTCCGTTGGTGCGATTTGGCAGTGCGCAGGACCGCATGGAATTCGTGCGGCGGCGCATCAAACAACTTGGCTTCGACTCGTTCAGCTATTCGGCCACGCGCACCACCGCGCATCATAAGTCGATGTTCGTGCTGACCAGCTACGAGTCGCAGACATGGCTCACGCGCTATTTCCGCGAGCGTTATTTCGAGCTCGATCCGCGCGTCGCGCTGGCGTCGCCTACCGGCATGCCGTTCGTCTGGAACACCGCCGACATGCGCGCCGACCTGCCGCGTGCGCAGATGCGCAGCGAACGGCTCGGCGGGCTGATCGACATGCTGGAGGCCACCGGCCGCAAAAGCGGGATTCTGACGCAGATGCCGCTGCCCGAGCCGGAGCTGAGCGCGAGCCTGTGCTTCAACTCGGAGATCGGCAACCCGCGCTGGATGACGGAGTCGATCGTGGCCGAGACGCTGATGTTCGCGCACACGATCCACGAATTCATCTGGACGCACGCGAAGAGCGTGATCGGGATCGCGCCGGCGCAGCAGCAGCGCGTCACGCTGAGCGAGTTGCAGCACGCGGTGCTGAAGGCGGTCGTGCAGGGGCAGCGCGACAAGGAAATTGCCTACTTCCTCGGGCTGTCGCCGCATAACGTCGACTATCACCTGCGGCGCTTGCGGCAGTTGTTCAACGTGCGCAATCGCGTGCAGTTGATCAACGTGGCACAGGGGTATGTGATGTAA
- a CDS encoding phenylacetic acid degradation protein encodes MALYEFNGKRPRVDPSAYVHPSAVLIGDVTVGACCYIGPHASLRGDFGAVVVERGSNVQDSCVLHTGVENSCWLGVDSHVGHSAIIHGATLEPNTMVGMHAVVMDGVVLGAASIVAACAFVKKDWRVPAGVLVAGVPGRVVRTLSEDEIVAKSSGTRIYQQLAADCLRTMRSV; translated from the coding sequence ATGGCGCTCTACGAGTTCAACGGCAAGCGGCCGCGCGTCGATCCGTCCGCGTACGTTCATCCGAGCGCCGTGCTGATCGGCGACGTGACGGTGGGCGCCTGCTGCTACATCGGGCCGCATGCGAGCCTGCGTGGGGATTTCGGCGCGGTGGTGGTGGAGCGTGGCAGCAACGTGCAGGATAGTTGTGTGCTGCACACCGGCGTGGAGAATTCTTGCTGGCTTGGCGTCGACAGTCATGTCGGGCACAGCGCGATCATTCACGGTGCGACCCTGGAGCCGAATACGATGGTCGGCATGCACGCCGTCGTGATGGACGGCGTCGTGCTCGGCGCGGCGAGCATCGTGGCCGCGTGTGCGTTCGTCAAGAAGGATTGGCGGGTGCCCGCGGGCGTGTTGGTGGCCGGGGTGCCGGGGCGCGTGGTGCGCACCCTGAGCGAAGACGAGATCGTGGCGAAATCGTCCGGAACCCGGATTTACCAGCAACTCGCGGCGGATTGCCTGCGCACGATGCGCAGCGTTTGA
- a CDS encoding steroid delta-isomerase: MNTSENMKARLVDYIEAFNAADAARVVALFADNASVEDPVGTPLKEGKSEIETFYTYATTVGARLELMAPPRGSHGNSASISFRVHITGQDGRPAHIDVTDVMDFDAAGKIVRMRAYWGADDYHVLADAS, from the coding sequence ATGAATACCAGCGAAAACATGAAGGCCCGCCTTGTCGACTATATCGAGGCATTCAATGCGGCCGACGCCGCGCGTGTCGTCGCGCTATTCGCCGATAACGCGAGCGTCGAAGACCCGGTCGGTACGCCCTTGAAAGAGGGCAAAAGCGAGATCGAAACGTTCTATACCTACGCGACGACGGTGGGCGCGCGGCTCGAACTGATGGCGCCGCCGCGCGGCTCGCACGGCAATAGCGCGTCGATCAGCTTTCGCGTGCATATCACGGGGCAGGACGGCCGGCCCGCGCACATCGACGTGACCGACGTGATGGACTTCGACGCTGCCGGCAAGATTGTGCGCATGCGTGCGTACTGGGGCGCGGACGACTATCACGTGCTCGCGGACGCGAGCTGA
- a CDS encoding NAD(P)-dependent dehydrogenase, short-chain alcohol dehydrogenase family codes for MTFPHQLFDMSGKVTAITGGARGIGAQTARTLAAAGSAIAVLDVLTEPGEQLVAEINESGGRAAFWKMDVTQEDNVQRVFGEIATRFGRLDALVNNAGIEGANLPTHEMTLQQWQKVIDVNVTGVFLCTKYAIPHMLTAGGGSIVNLSSMYGLVGGPDVPAYHASKGAVRLMAKTEAMLYATQNIRANSVHPGFIRTPLLEEAFAKLGDPEQIFAHMKTLVPLAKIGDPQDIASGILYLVSPAGRYVTGTELVIDGGYTAR; via the coding sequence ATGACATTTCCCCATCAACTGTTCGACATGAGCGGCAAAGTGACCGCCATCACGGGCGGCGCACGCGGCATCGGCGCGCAGACGGCACGCACGCTGGCGGCGGCCGGTTCGGCGATCGCGGTGCTCGACGTGCTGACGGAGCCCGGCGAGCAACTGGTCGCCGAGATCAATGAGTCGGGCGGCCGCGCGGCGTTCTGGAAGATGGACGTCACACAGGAAGACAACGTGCAGCGCGTGTTCGGCGAAATCGCCACGCGTTTTGGACGCCTCGACGCGCTGGTGAACAACGCCGGTATCGAAGGCGCGAATCTGCCCACGCACGAAATGACGCTGCAGCAATGGCAGAAAGTCATCGACGTCAATGTGACGGGCGTGTTCCTCTGCACCAAGTACGCCATTCCGCACATGCTGACGGCGGGTGGTGGCTCGATCGTGAATCTGTCGTCGATGTATGGGCTGGTCGGCGGCCCGGACGTGCCGGCGTACCACGCATCGAAGGGGGCAGTGCGGCTGATGGCGAAGACCGAAGCAATGCTGTATGCCACGCAGAATATCCGCGCGAACTCCGTGCATCCTGGTTTTATCCGCACGCCGTTGCTGGAAGAAGCATTCGCCAAGCTCGGCGACCCGGAGCAGATTTTCGCGCATATGAAAACGCTGGTGCCGCTCGCAAAAATCGGCGATCCGCAGGATATCGCCTCCGGCATTCTGTATCTGGTGTCGCCGGCCGGCCGTTATGTGACCGGCACGGAGCTGGTGATCGACGGCGGCTACACCGCACGCTAG
- a CDS encoding 4,5:9,10-diseco-3-hydroxy-5,9,17-trioxoandrosta-1(10),2-diene-4-oate hydrolase codes for MNATPTESQHVNAQAKSRSASATLQAPKGIFTEVPGGLTLHHFEAGSGAPVVFIHGSGPGASGFSNFKHNYPQFAAAGHRAIVVDLPGYGASSKPADVNYTLDFFVDALRAQLVANGIGRATLLGNSLGGAIALQYALDYPDDVDSLIMMAPGGVEERETYFKMEGIQKMVSLFTNRQMNRLTMRQLLELLVFDRSLVTDALVEERLSVCEQQPPEVLSTMRVPNLTDRLAELKCPVLGFWGTDDRFNPASGAMRFLEHCADARFVLMNRCGHWVMVEHRRYFNRECLEFLAERHAT; via the coding sequence ATGAACGCAACGCCCACCGAGTCCCAACACGTCAACGCGCAAGCTAAGTCACGTAGCGCGTCGGCAACCCTGCAGGCGCCCAAAGGGATTTTCACCGAGGTCCCCGGCGGCCTGACGCTGCACCACTTCGAAGCCGGCAGCGGCGCACCCGTTGTGTTCATCCATGGCAGTGGCCCGGGTGCGAGCGGCTTCAGTAACTTCAAGCACAACTACCCGCAGTTCGCGGCAGCCGGTCATCGGGCGATCGTGGTCGATCTGCCGGGCTATGGCGCGTCGTCGAAGCCCGCGGACGTGAACTACACGCTCGACTTCTTCGTCGACGCATTGCGCGCGCAGCTTGTGGCGAACGGCATCGGCCGCGCGACCTTGCTCGGCAATTCGCTCGGCGGTGCAATCGCGTTGCAATACGCGCTCGACTATCCCGACGACGTCGACAGCCTGATCATGATGGCGCCGGGCGGTGTCGAGGAACGTGAGACCTACTTCAAAATGGAGGGCATCCAGAAGATGGTGTCGCTCTTCACGAACCGCCAGATGAATCGTCTGACGATGCGGCAATTGCTCGAACTGCTGGTGTTCGATCGCAGCCTCGTCACGGACGCGCTGGTCGAAGAGCGTCTGAGCGTATGCGAGCAGCAGCCGCCGGAAGTGCTGTCCACGATGCGCGTGCCCAACCTGACCGACCGGCTCGCTGAACTCAAGTGTCCGGTGTTGGGTTTCTGGGGCACGGACGACCGCTTCAATCCGGCCAGCGGTGCCATGCGTTTTCTCGAACACTGCGCCGACGCGCGTTTTGTCCTGATGAATCGCTGCGGCCACTGGGTGATGGTCGAGCATCGGCGATATTTCAATCGCGAATGCCTGGAATTTCTCGCGGAGCGGCACGCCACTTGA
- a CDS encoding NAD(P)-dependent dehydrogenase, short-chain alcohol dehydrogenase family gives MTGFDFSGKVVLVTGGTKGIGAGIAQAFKEAGATVYVCGRTPPASVAVNAQAGLHEGSHVDSPTDSHEGSHGDLPENAPHFIAADVRDIDTIDAMLAQIERETGRLDVLVSNAGGAPFALAAQASPRFTEAVIRLNLLAPLQIAQRANALMQQQPEGGVLLFIGSVSGLRASPGTAAYGAAKAGLLNAVRSLAVEWAPKVRVCAVSPSLVETEAATRGHTGSSTADGEAALDNITATIPAGRLARPGDIASACLFLASPHAAYASGSNLILEGGGEVPAFLAATDLHKAFATQQ, from the coding sequence ATGACAGGGTTTGATTTCAGCGGCAAGGTGGTGCTGGTCACGGGCGGCACCAAAGGGATCGGCGCGGGCATCGCGCAAGCTTTCAAAGAGGCCGGAGCAACGGTATACGTATGCGGCCGCACGCCGCCTGCAAGCGTGGCGGTGAACGCCCAGGCAGGTTTGCATGAGGGCTCCCACGTCGATTCGCCTACGGATTCGCACGAGGGTTCGCACGGAGATTTGCCCGAGAACGCCCCGCACTTCATCGCCGCGGACGTGCGCGACATCGACACAATCGACGCCATGCTCGCGCAGATCGAACGCGAAACCGGCCGGCTCGATGTGCTCGTCAGCAACGCGGGCGGTGCGCCGTTCGCGCTCGCCGCGCAGGCCTCGCCGCGCTTCACCGAGGCCGTCATCCGCCTGAACCTGCTGGCCCCGCTGCAGATCGCACAACGCGCGAATGCGCTGATGCAACAGCAACCGGAAGGCGGTGTCCTGCTGTTCATCGGCAGCGTAAGCGGTTTGCGAGCGTCGCCGGGAACAGCGGCCTATGGCGCAGCGAAAGCCGGCCTGCTGAATGCCGTACGCTCGCTCGCGGTGGAATGGGCCCCCAAGGTTCGCGTGTGCGCGGTGAGTCCGAGTCTGGTCGAAACCGAAGCCGCCACCCGCGGCCACACGGGGTCGTCTACGGCAGACGGCGAGGCCGCGCTCGACAACATCACCGCGACGATTCCCGCAGGCCGGCTCGCAAGACCCGGCGATATTGCGTCCGCGTGCCTGTTCCTCGCCTCACCGCACGCGGCCTATGCATCGGGTAGCAACCTGATTCTCGAAGGCGGCGGCGAAGTGCCCGCTTTTCTCGCCGCCACCGACCTGCACAAAGCGTTCGCCACCCAACAATAG